One genomic region from Prevotella sp. Rep29 encodes:
- a CDS encoding GDSL-type esterase/lipase family protein: MRERTIWMLLLWCVAATGGWAQKHDFANWKRYAEKNAALGEPAKKERRVVLMGNSITEGWVKTHPEFFEKHGLIGRGISGQTSYQFLLRFREDVINLKPRVVVINYGTNDIAENTGPYDEDLTFGNVLSMVELARYHKIRVILTSCLPAAGFRWRPSVTDAMEKIRRLNARVAAYAKANKIPYVDYFSAMLSADATGMDAAYAKDTPGVHPNAEGYAVMERLLLPVIQQNKK; the protein is encoded by the coding sequence ATGAGAGAACGAACAATTTGGATGTTATTGCTGTGGTGTGTCGCTGCTACGGGCGGATGGGCACAGAAACACGACTTTGCCAACTGGAAGCGCTATGCTGAGAAAAATGCGGCACTGGGAGAACCTGCAAAGAAAGAGCGGCGCGTGGTGCTGATGGGCAACTCTATCACGGAGGGATGGGTGAAGACGCATCCTGAGTTTTTCGAGAAACACGGACTGATAGGACGAGGCATCAGTGGGCAGACGAGCTATCAGTTCCTACTACGCTTTCGCGAGGACGTCATCAACCTGAAACCGCGAGTAGTGGTCATCAACTACGGGACGAACGATATTGCCGAGAATACAGGTCCGTACGACGAGGACTTGACCTTTGGAAACGTGCTGTCGATGGTCGAACTGGCGCGCTATCATAAGATACGGGTGATTCTGACGAGTTGCCTTCCAGCGGCAGGTTTCAGATGGCGCCCGTCGGTGACCGATGCGATGGAGAAAATCCGCCGTCTGAATGCCCGTGTCGCAGCGTATGCGAAAGCCAACAAGATTCCTTATGTGGACTATTTCAGCGCCATGCTCTCTGCCGACGCCACGGGCATGGATGCTGCCTATGCGAAGGACACGCCAGGCGTGCACCCCAATGCTGAGGGCTATGCGGTCATGGAACGCCTTTTGCTGCCAGTCATTCAACAAAATAAAAAATAA
- a CDS encoding regulatory protein RecX, which translates to MKKMTEQEALAKLMTICSQAEHCSGEMVEKMRKWELEETAQARIMEQLVKGKFVDDERFTRAFAKDKLRYNKWGRRKIEQALWLKHIPNDISQRVLDELGIGGNNSRSDDDSEYVQILRELLRNKARSVKAKNTYERNGKLIKFALGRGFSMDVIMKVIEESDEYDFAEDED; encoded by the coding sequence ATGAAAAAGATGACGGAACAAGAGGCGCTTGCCAAACTCATGACCATCTGTTCGCAAGCCGAACATTGCAGCGGCGAGATGGTGGAGAAAATGCGGAAATGGGAGTTGGAGGAGACCGCACAGGCTCGCATCATGGAACAACTCGTCAAAGGAAAATTCGTTGACGACGAGCGGTTTACGCGGGCTTTCGCAAAAGACAAACTGCGTTACAACAAATGGGGACGGCGAAAGATAGAACAGGCGCTGTGGCTCAAACATATTCCCAACGACATCTCGCAACGTGTGCTCGACGAACTGGGAATCGGCGGCAACAACAGCCGCTCGGACGACGACTCCGAATATGTGCAGATTCTCCGCGAACTGCTCCGCAATAAAGCCCGTTCCGTCAAAGCCAAAAACACTTACGAGCGCAACGGAAAGCTGATTAAGTTTGCCTTGGGGCGCGGTTTTTCCATGGATGTTATCATGAAAGTTATCGAAGAATCCGATGAATATGACTTCGCAGAAGACGAGGATTAG
- a CDS encoding IS1634 family transposase: MYVRKKHNRSGSTSVVVVSKASGKYKEIKSFGSSTSEEEIHSLCDKAAAWIRSFGGQQELDFDDRKGKEVEETERFLSNIDNVLINGTRLLLDQVYDSIGFNRIPDEILRHLVIARVSQPRSKLATVDYLKSYYDEDVDLNHIYRYMDKLYNTQMELAQQISVEHTRKLFGGKIGLMFYDVTTLYFETAQTDVLREPGFSKDGKTAESQVILGLLVSEGGYPLSYSLFNGSQYEGFTMIPMIDDFKQRFNLGKDFVVVADSGLMNKNNVTLLQEAGYNYILGARIKSESASVKQWILSLEKVDKACYDYKRENGERLIVSYSDKRAKKDAYNRDRGIVRLRKAYKTGRITKSQVNKRGYNKFLEISKDIEVVISEEKIAEDCQWDGLKGYITNTDLDAERVIAEYHGLWVVERAFRISKGTLEMRPMFHFTERRIEAHVCICFIAYKVYKELERLIAINKIGMSVDKVLEAAKTITTIRVRMPKNGTYFTKTLFLTEKHLAVKPLFDISGNKS; the protein is encoded by the coding sequence ATGTATGTACGCAAGAAACACAATCGTTCCGGCTCTACAAGTGTGGTAGTGGTCAGTAAAGCGAGTGGAAAGTATAAAGAAATAAAATCGTTTGGCTCCTCTACATCCGAAGAGGAAATACATTCATTATGCGATAAGGCTGCTGCATGGATACGTTCATTTGGCGGTCAGCAAGAACTTGACTTTGATGACCGCAAGGGAAAGGAAGTCGAGGAGACAGAGCGTTTCCTTAGCAATATTGACAACGTGTTGATAAACGGTACTCGGCTTCTGCTTGATCAAGTCTATGACAGCATCGGCTTCAACCGGATTCCCGATGAGATTCTGCGTCATTTGGTAATCGCAAGGGTGTCGCAGCCCAGAAGCAAACTTGCCACAGTAGATTACCTGAAGTCATATTATGATGAAGATGTTGACCTCAACCACATCTATCGCTACATGGACAAGCTCTACAATACCCAGATGGAGCTTGCGCAGCAGATTAGCGTAGAGCACACCCGGAAACTGTTCGGAGGCAAGATTGGATTGATGTTCTACGACGTGACGACGCTCTACTTTGAGACAGCACAGACGGACGTATTGCGTGAACCGGGGTTTTCAAAGGATGGAAAGACGGCAGAGTCACAGGTTATACTCGGTCTGCTTGTATCAGAAGGAGGCTACCCGCTTTCATACTCTCTGTTCAACGGCAGCCAGTATGAGGGCTTCACCATGATACCAATGATAGATGACTTCAAGCAGCGTTTCAATCTGGGGAAAGATTTTGTTGTGGTGGCAGACTCAGGCTTGATGAACAAGAACAATGTCACTTTGCTGCAGGAGGCTGGCTACAACTACATACTTGGAGCCCGCATCAAGAGCGAGAGCGCAAGCGTGAAGCAATGGATTCTCTCTTTAGAGAAGGTTGATAAAGCCTGTTACGACTACAAACGTGAGAATGGGGAAAGACTTATCGTCAGTTATTCCGACAAGCGTGCAAAGAAGGATGCCTACAACCGTGACCGCGGAATTGTCCGATTGAGAAAAGCCTATAAGACCGGACGCATCACGAAGAGTCAGGTGAACAAGCGTGGCTACAACAAGTTTCTTGAAATCAGCAAGGACATAGAAGTCGTCATCAGCGAAGAGAAGATTGCAGAGGACTGCCAGTGGGACGGACTCAAGGGCTACATCACCAATACAGACCTTGACGCCGAGCGTGTCATTGCCGAGTATCATGGACTCTGGGTGGTGGAACGTGCATTCCGTATTTCAAAAGGAACTCTGGAAATGCGTCCGATGTTTCATTTTACAGAACGTAGGATAGAGGCACATGTCTGCATTTGCTTCATCGCCTATAAGGTATATAAGGAACTGGAGCGACTCATTGCCATTAACAAGATTGGGATGAGTGTCGATAAGGTGCTTGAGGCAGCCAAAACTATCACGACAATCAGGGTAAGGATGCCTAAAAACGGGACTTACTTCACTAAGACACTCTTCTTGACGGAGAAGCACCTCGCAGTGAAACCACTTTTCGACATATCTGGCAACAAATCTTAA
- the pyrE gene encoding orotate phosphoribosyltransferase: METLKTAFAAKLLNIKAIKLQPNDPFTWASGWKSPFYCDNRKTLSFPELRNFVKLELVHAVLEHFPQAEAVAGVATGAIAQGALVADALNLPFVYVRSKAKDHGMQNLIEGELPAGTKVVVIEDLISTGGSSLKAVEALRQNGCEVIGMVASYTYGFPVATQAFEEAHVPLVTLTDYEHVVAEALRTGYIAENDVAVLNEWRANPSEWKK; the protein is encoded by the coding sequence ATGGAAACTTTAAAAACAGCCTTCGCAGCCAAGCTGCTCAACATCAAAGCCATCAAACTGCAGCCCAACGACCCGTTCACCTGGGCGTCCGGATGGAAGTCGCCTTTCTACTGTGACAATAGGAAAACGCTCTCCTTCCCGGAGTTGCGCAACTTTGTCAAGCTGGAGTTGGTGCACGCCGTGCTCGAACATTTCCCGCAGGCTGAAGCCGTTGCCGGTGTTGCTACAGGCGCCATCGCACAGGGAGCGCTCGTTGCCGACGCGCTTAACCTGCCCTTCGTCTATGTGCGTTCGAAAGCCAAAGACCACGGAATGCAGAACCTCATCGAGGGCGAACTGCCTGCAGGCACGAAGGTCGTGGTAATCGAAGACCTGATTTCTACTGGCGGAAGCAGTCTGAAAGCGGTTGAGGCACTGCGCCAGAACGGTTGCGAAGTCATCGGCATGGTGGCATCCTACACCTACGGTTTCCCCGTTGCCACGCAGGCATTCGAAGAAGCTCACGTGCCGCTCGTCACCCTGACCGATTACGAGCACGTGGTGGCAGAAGCTCTCCGCACGGGCTACATCGCCGAGAACGACGTGGCAGTGCTCAACGAGTGGCGCGCCAACCCATCCGAATGGAAAAAATGA
- a CDS encoding ComF family protein: MTSQKTRISFWQRLFDMVCPKACGVCGRRLGLNEEVLCGTCNLHLARTGHASHPTDNEMAKAFWGRISIEKAAALFHYQPQSQTARLIYNLKYHGHEDFGERMGEMTAREFDEKGFFEGIDGIIPVPLTKGRQRERGYNQSERIARGISHATGIPILDCIVVRKNFDGSQTDKHRWQRNENVENVFQLRPDQDISGKHLLVVDDIVTSGATVCACAKELQRAEDVRISVLSLGFTKT; this comes from the coding sequence ATGACTTCGCAGAAGACGAGGATTAGTTTCTGGCAGCGCCTTTTCGACATGGTCTGCCCAAAGGCATGCGGTGTCTGCGGACGGAGATTGGGACTGAACGAGGAGGTGTTGTGCGGCACATGCAACCTTCACCTGGCACGCACCGGACACGCCAGCCATCCCACCGACAACGAAATGGCGAAGGCTTTCTGGGGAAGAATCAGCATCGAAAAGGCGGCAGCACTCTTCCACTACCAACCGCAGTCGCAAACAGCGCGGCTCATCTACAACCTGAAATATCACGGACACGAGGATTTCGGAGAGCGAATGGGCGAAATGACTGCCCGAGAATTCGATGAAAAGGGATTTTTTGAAGGAATTGACGGCATCATTCCCGTTCCGCTGACCAAAGGCAGACAGCGTGAACGGGGCTACAACCAGAGCGAGCGCATCGCACGGGGCATCAGTCACGCGACGGGAATCCCTATCCTCGACTGCATCGTCGTGAGGAAAAACTTCGACGGCAGCCAGACCGACAAGCACCGATGGCAACGCAACGAGAACGTGGAGAACGTGTTCCAGCTGCGTCCCGACCAAGACATCAGCGGCAAACACCTGCTCGTGGTCGATGACATCGTCACCTCGGGAGCCACCGTCTGTGCCTGTGCCAAGGAACTGCAACGGGCAGAGGATGTAAGAATCAGCGTCCTTTCACTCGGATTTACCAAGACATAA
- a CDS encoding acyltransferase: MATFQVKPHYLLLDALRGVAALLVMLYHVFEAFATSPFDQRFNHGYLAVDFFFVLSGFVIGYAYDDRWGKMSTTHFFKRRLIRLHPMVVAGAIIGLIAYMAQGCVTWNGTHIDLQWVAVAWLLSMFLLPTFPGMASDVRGNGEMFPLNGPSWSLFFEYIGNILYALFIRRLSTRWLCYLVALSAIGVVIFATGFSEYGSLGVGWTMGGNNFSGGMLRLMFSYSMGLLLSRLFAHSNDTANEQNTSKYTHCRLKSIKVKGIFWWCSLVLVILFSIPHVGGEQHRWMNGLYDSFCVLLVFPAIVCFAAAGSISEGSSRKVCKFLGDISYPVYMVHYPFMYLFYAWVWKNELTFPQTWHIALTVITVSILTAYIILKCYDEPMRKHLTQRWLRREEE, translated from the coding sequence ATGGCAACATTCCAGGTAAAGCCCCATTATCTGCTGCTTGATGCCTTGCGCGGAGTGGCAGCATTACTGGTCATGTTGTATCATGTGTTTGAAGCATTTGCTACCAGTCCCTTCGACCAGCGCTTCAATCATGGTTATCTGGCTGTTGACTTCTTTTTTGTCCTTTCGGGCTTTGTCATTGGCTATGCCTATGATGACCGTTGGGGAAAGATGAGCACTACCCATTTTTTCAAACGACGCCTCATCCGTCTCCACCCGATGGTTGTCGCGGGAGCCATCATCGGTCTCATAGCCTATATGGCTCAGGGCTGCGTGACATGGAACGGGACACACATTGACCTGCAATGGGTGGCTGTAGCATGGTTGCTGTCGATGTTTCTGCTGCCCACTTTCCCGGGAATGGCAAGCGACGTTCGTGGCAATGGAGAGATGTTTCCACTGAACGGTCCCAGTTGGTCGCTCTTTTTCGAATACATCGGCAACATTCTCTATGCCTTGTTTATCCGCCGGCTTTCCACACGTTGGCTGTGCTACCTCGTCGCACTCTCTGCAATCGGAGTGGTCATATTCGCCACCGGCTTCTCTGAATATGGCAGCTTAGGGGTCGGTTGGACGATGGGCGGTAACAACTTCTCGGGTGGTATGCTCCGTTTGATGTTCTCCTATTCGATGGGACTGCTCTTGTCGCGGCTTTTCGCCCATTCCAACGATACCGCCAACGAGCAAAATACAAGCAAATACACACACTGTCGCTTGAAATCCATCAAGGTTAAAGGAATCTTTTGGTGGTGCAGTCTGGTGTTGGTCATTCTGTTTTCCATCCCTCATGTCGGTGGCGAGCAGCACCGATGGATGAACGGTCTCTACGATTCGTTTTGCGTGCTCCTGGTATTCCCTGCTATTGTCTGCTTCGCGGCAGCAGGTAGCATTTCGGAGGGAAGCAGCCGGAAGGTCTGCAAATTTCTCGGCGACATATCCTATCCCGTCTATATGGTCCACTACCCTTTCATGTATCTCTTTTACGCATGGGTTTGGAAAAACGAACTTACTTTCCCGCAGACATGGCATATAGCCCTGACTGTCATTACCGTCAGCATTCTCACCGCTTACATCATCTTGAAATGTTATGACGAGCCTATGCGCAAACACCTCACTCAGCGCTGGCTGAGACGAGAAGAGGAATAG
- a CDS encoding C10 family peptidase — protein sequence MAQAGPVDKAQAQQQAQQFFAKKGKTLKKVSKPYKAPRKAAGAADEAYYYVFNSEGNNGFVIVSGDDRTAPVFGYSDTGSFDENNIPENMQAWLAGYVDEIKALDSETPVVSSDAPLTGMRKAESVKRPIAPLITTKWNQDSPYNDNCPTYNGSKCATGCVATAMAQVMYYYRAQSVNATTAEIPAYTISKRGISIPATPANSPIDWANMTDTYSSSSTAAQNAAVAALMAYCGRSVEMEYGPSSGAVSQYVPSALEKYFGYATGGLCISREAYTLQEWEDMVYEELLAKRPLFYGGSSAGGGHAFVVDGYDGEGLFHFNWGWGGMSNGYFLLQVANPNNNSGIGASSTSDGYARKQSAIFGVNPSSAADALHAIPYGSFGSVSANQMVIYYWNLTQKDSPIEFYPGFGYLDDGGNVQFLYGNNNSMSAELNHAPGTRFTLSKSTFSNAGLPTGTYILKPMCKMKGSSEWIKVPPKYANEYIIAVYDGTNVTLTLHKNTQLSVTSFSFPKGTKVGTIPVKTEIQNDGDEYLEYLYLFASTTSDKGSSLAKAYATIETGKSTTAQFNVTFSAEGTYNIWITTDEAGNNVIGQAQVVVAGTLVADNLTGQSYTFKNKNGNYIYGTHVSGTVSLKNEGTAIYDDEILIRLMNYNPSDGYYYSYKSQSAHLSLNVGETGNVAFNFSDVDIDRYLVVVYYESGTSICQLPSFYLSPGVEITTADGAVSAIAATSSVTVPADAVAVNLVGVTGTVTSVTPNSNPNTLYYIGAGETAPSGLSNSNLVQGSAATEIVLTEGYDFFVPTDFTASSIRYKTTPTTGTNGTGGWTTIALPFDVSHVTADGTAIDWFHSKDDTGKNFWVRQFTGIDDDNAVLFGNVEQMEANVPYIVAFPTDRWGAQYNLVGKEIVFHGTNARLIADVPMRLVTSKITFEGTTAASNVTDSYRLNDAGNTFELGSGTVSPFQAYFKPKDDALSSKLAIKFVDDEPTAITDLTLDEADGTVAVYTLSGMRVGTVRIVNGKPQTDALPKGVYIINGKKVIR from the coding sequence ATGGCACAGGCAGGACCTGTAGATAAGGCGCAAGCACAACAGCAAGCACAGCAGTTCTTTGCCAAGAAAGGCAAGACGCTGAAGAAGGTGAGCAAACCTTACAAGGCTCCACGCAAGGCGGCAGGGGCTGCAGATGAGGCGTACTACTACGTGTTCAATTCCGAAGGAAACAACGGTTTTGTCATTGTTTCGGGTGACGACCGCACGGCACCTGTGTTCGGCTATTCTGACACAGGTAGTTTCGATGAAAACAATATTCCTGAAAACATGCAGGCATGGTTGGCTGGTTATGTCGATGAAATCAAAGCGTTAGACAGTGAAACGCCTGTAGTGAGCAGTGATGCCCCTCTGACGGGAATGCGCAAGGCTGAGAGTGTCAAGCGTCCCATCGCTCCGCTCATCACAACGAAGTGGAATCAAGACTCGCCGTACAATGATAATTGTCCGACCTACAATGGTTCGAAATGCGCAACCGGCTGCGTGGCGACAGCAATGGCGCAGGTGATGTATTACTATCGTGCGCAGAGCGTCAACGCTACAACAGCAGAGATTCCGGCTTATACAATCTCAAAGCGAGGTATTTCTATTCCTGCTACCCCAGCCAACTCACCGATTGACTGGGCAAACATGACAGATACCTATTCGAGCAGTTCGACCGCAGCGCAAAATGCTGCCGTAGCAGCTCTGATGGCATATTGCGGGCGTTCCGTGGAGATGGAATATGGACCAAGTTCCGGAGCTGTTTCCCAATACGTTCCTTCTGCATTGGAGAAATATTTCGGTTATGCGACAGGTGGTTTATGTATATCTCGTGAGGCTTACACCCTTCAAGAATGGGAGGATATGGTTTATGAAGAACTCTTGGCAAAGCGTCCGCTATTCTATGGAGGCAGTTCTGCCGGTGGTGGTCACGCTTTTGTTGTAGATGGCTACGATGGCGAAGGACTGTTCCATTTCAACTGGGGATGGGGTGGAATGAGCAATGGCTATTTCCTCTTGCAAGTGGCTAACCCAAACAATAACAGCGGCATCGGTGCCAGTTCTACCAGCGACGGCTATGCACGCAAGCAAAGCGCTATCTTTGGAGTGAATCCGTCTTCAGCAGCTGATGCCCTACATGCTATACCTTATGGTTCCTTCGGTAGTGTTTCAGCAAACCAAATGGTGATTTATTATTGGAATTTAACCCAAAAGGATTCACCGATAGAGTTCTATCCAGGTTTTGGATATCTTGATGATGGGGGCAACGTGCAGTTTCTTTATGGAAACAATAATTCTATGTCGGCGGAATTAAATCATGCTCCTGGTACACGTTTTACACTTTCCAAATCAACTTTTTCTAATGCAGGTTTGCCTACAGGCACCTATATTTTAAAGCCGATGTGTAAGATGAAGGGTTCTTCTGAATGGATAAAGGTTCCACCAAAATATGCCAATGAATACATCATTGCTGTATATGATGGCACAAATGTAACATTAACACTCCACAAAAACACACAACTCTCGGTAACCTCCTTCTCTTTTCCTAAAGGAACGAAGGTGGGAACAATACCCGTAAAAACGGAGATACAAAATGATGGCGACGAATATTTGGAATATCTCTATTTGTTTGCCAGCACAACAAGTGATAAAGGTTCTTCATTAGCAAAGGCATATGCCACGATAGAAACAGGCAAATCGACAACGGCACAGTTCAATGTCACCTTCTCTGCGGAAGGCACTTACAACATCTGGATTACCACCGATGAGGCTGGCAATAATGTGATTGGACAAGCGCAGGTGGTCGTGGCTGGAACCTTGGTGGCGGATAATTTAACAGGACAAAGTTACACCTTTAAAAATAAAAATGGGAACTATATTTATGGTACACATGTTAGTGGAACGGTTTCATTGAAAAATGAGGGAACGGCTATCTACGATGATGAAATTCTTATTCGTCTCATGAACTACAATCCCAGTGATGGCTATTATTATAGCTATAAGTCGCAGAGTGCACACCTTTCTCTTAATGTCGGAGAAACAGGAAATGTCGCATTTAACTTCAGTGATGTTGATATTGACAGATATCTTGTTGTTGTTTATTATGAAAGTGGAACAAGTATCTGTCAATTACCAAGTTTCTATCTCTCTCCCGGCGTAGAGATTACCACTGCCGACGGTGCGGTGTCAGCGATTGCAGCGACGAGTAGTGTGACGGTGCCGGCAGATGCCGTAGCCGTGAACCTTGTGGGAGTGACAGGCACGGTGACGAGCGTCACGCCCAACAGCAATCCGAACACATTATATTATATAGGAGCAGGGGAAACGGCTCCGTCGGGACTGAGCAACAGCAACCTCGTGCAGGGCTCTGCAGCCACGGAGATTGTGCTGACGGAAGGCTACGACTTCTTTGTGCCGACCGACTTCACTGCCAGCAGCATCCGATACAAGACCACACCGACCACGGGCACCAACGGAACGGGCGGATGGACCACCATCGCACTGCCGTTCGACGTGAGCCATGTGACGGCAGACGGAACAGCTATCGACTGGTTCCACAGCAAAGACGATACGGGCAAGAACTTCTGGGTGAGACAGTTCACGGGCATCGACGATGACAACGCCGTGCTCTTCGGCAACGTGGAGCAGATGGAGGCGAATGTGCCGTATATCGTGGCGTTTCCCACCGACCGCTGGGGTGCGCAGTACAACCTCGTGGGCAAGGAAATCGTGTTCCACGGAACGAACGCACGACTCATTGCCGACGTGCCGATGCGCTTGGTGACGAGCAAAATCACCTTCGAGGGAACGACGGCAGCAAGCAACGTGACCGACAGCTACCGACTGAATGATGCAGGAAATACATTCGAACTGGGCAGCGGTACGGTCTCACCATTCCAAGCATACTTCAAGCCGAAAGACGACGCCCTCTCGTCGAAACTCGCCATCAAGTTCGTGGACGATGAGCCGACGGCTATCACCGACTTGACACTCGACGAGGCGGACGGAACGGTAGCAGTCTATACACTCAGCGGTATGCGCGTCGGCACTGTGCGCATCGTCAACGGCAAACCGCAGACCGACGCACTGCCGAAGGGAGTTTACATTATCAACGGGAAAAAAGTAATACGCTAA
- the ribD gene encoding bifunctional diaminohydroxyphosphoribosylaminopyrimidine deaminase/5-amino-6-(5-phosphoribosylamino)uracil reductase RibD: protein MSNMVEQQSVDEKYMRRCLQLAVCGRDGARPNPMVGAVIVADGRIIGEGYHIRCGEAHAEVNAFASVQPDDDHLLSSATLYVSLEPCSHHGKTPPCADLIVRKKVRRVVVGCIDSYAEVQGRGVQKLREAGIDVTVGVLERECRWLNRRFFTFHREHRPYIILKWAQTADGFLDCCGEPIAISTPFTQMLVHQLRATCDAILVGRVTDEREHPRLDVRHWNGRSPVRFVLSHQHPIEEILSTCHERKLQSLLVEGGRATLQSFLDAGLWDEVRVETGTMAAGKGTVAPLLPAEAELVTEKTYDGNTVRTYSSSRLSQR, encoded by the coding sequence ATGAGCAATATGGTAGAACAGCAATCAGTGGATGAAAAGTACATGCGGCGTTGCTTGCAGCTTGCCGTTTGCGGACGGGATGGTGCCCGCCCGAATCCGATGGTGGGGGCGGTCATCGTTGCTGATGGGCGCATCATCGGCGAGGGTTACCATATCCGTTGCGGTGAGGCGCATGCCGAGGTGAATGCCTTTGCGTCGGTGCAGCCTGATGATGACCATCTGCTGTCGTCCGCCACGCTCTATGTGAGCTTGGAACCGTGTTCGCATCATGGAAAAACGCCACCTTGTGCCGATTTGATTGTCCGCAAAAAGGTGCGTCGTGTGGTGGTGGGCTGTATCGATTCCTATGCGGAAGTGCAGGGAAGAGGCGTGCAGAAGTTGCGAGAGGCAGGCATTGATGTGACGGTCGGCGTGCTCGAACGGGAATGTCGGTGGCTCAACCGCCGTTTCTTTACCTTCCACCGCGAGCATCGTCCCTATATCATTCTGAAATGGGCGCAGACAGCCGATGGGTTTCTGGACTGTTGCGGTGAACCGATAGCCATCTCAACACCTTTCACACAGATGCTGGTTCATCAACTGCGGGCAACTTGTGATGCTATTCTGGTGGGACGGGTGACCGACGAGCGGGAGCATCCGCGATTGGATGTGCGTCATTGGAATGGCAGGTCGCCAGTCCGTTTCGTGCTTAGTCATCAGCATCCGATAGAGGAAATTCTCTCCACGTGCCACGAGCGGAAGTTGCAATCGTTGCTCGTCGAAGGTGGTCGGGCGACGCTCCAGTCGTTCCTCGATGCGGGTCTGTGGGATGAGGTGCGTGTGGAGACAGGCACTATGGCAGCGGGCAAAGGCACTGTGGCGCCGTTGTTGCCTGCTGAAGCTGAGCTTGTTACTGAGAAAACATATGACGGCAACACGGTCAGAACCTATTCCTCTTCTCGTCTCAGCCAGCGCTGA
- the prmC gene encoding peptide chain release factor N(5)-glutamine methyltransferase produces MTYVEMKQRLTPLYGERETQAILRMVLEVRFGMSHADILCGKVTQLSADDTEELEKIIARLEKNEPVQYILGQADFYGRQFHVTPAVLIPRPETEELCTWIKETAGQSSPKRAILDIGTGSGCIAVTLALELPGSHVEAWDISRDALLVAQQNAERLGATVKFVENDVQKVADSSIKWDIIVSNPPYITLQEKAEMEANVLAYEPHLALFAPNNDAMHFYRLISHYAARNLNDGGMVFFEINPLFSDGIKETLLSHGFTDIIVKSDTFGKQRFVRGTYTKDYLEGQKTADV; encoded by the coding sequence ATGACATACGTGGAAATGAAGCAACGACTCACACCGCTCTACGGTGAACGGGAAACCCAAGCTATCCTGCGGATGGTGCTTGAGGTGCGGTTCGGCATGTCCCACGCTGACATTCTTTGTGGCAAAGTTACACAATTATCGGCAGACGACACCGAAGAATTGGAAAAAATCATCGCCCGTCTGGAAAAAAACGAACCCGTACAATACATTCTCGGGCAGGCTGACTTCTACGGACGGCAGTTCCATGTGACCCCGGCAGTGCTCATTCCACGTCCGGAAACGGAAGAGTTGTGCACATGGATTAAGGAAACCGCAGGGCAGTCATCCCCGAAACGAGCCATTCTCGACATCGGAACAGGCAGTGGGTGTATCGCCGTCACACTGGCGCTGGAACTCCCCGGCAGCCATGTCGAGGCTTGGGATATCAGTCGCGATGCCCTTCTCGTTGCCCAACAGAATGCCGAACGGCTGGGAGCGACCGTGAAATTTGTGGAGAACGATGTGCAAAAAGTGGCGGATTCATCGATAAAATGGGACATTATTGTGTCTAATCCGCCCTATATCACCCTGCAGGAAAAAGCCGAGATGGAGGCGAATGTATTAGCGTATGAACCCCACTTGGCACTCTTCGCTCCCAACAACGACGCGATGCACTTCTACCGCCTTATTAGCCACTATGCCGCTCGAAACCTGAACGATGGAGGAATGGTCTTCTTCGAAATCAATCCCCTCTTCTCCGACGGCATCAAGGAAACGCTTCTATCGCACGGTTTTACTGATATTATCGTGAAAAGCGACACCTTCGGCAAACAGCGATTTGTGCGAGGAACATACACGAAAGACTATCTGGAAGGACAAAAAACGGCTGATGTATGA
- a CDS encoding SRPBCC family protein, whose amino-acid sequence MECKYESSVREIPHAQETVYQSLSDLRNLERIKERMPEEKVQGMEFDQDTMAVSMPPVGRIALRIIEREEPKCIKFETEQSPLDFNFWIQLLPVTEQSCKMRLTLKADLNPLIRGMVGGKLQEAIDKIAEMLAAIPYE is encoded by the coding sequence ATGGAATGTAAATATGAAAGCAGCGTCAGGGAAATACCCCACGCACAAGAAACCGTCTATCAGTCGCTCAGCGACCTGCGCAATCTCGAACGAATCAAGGAGCGGATGCCAGAGGAAAAGGTGCAGGGCATGGAGTTCGACCAAGACACCATGGCGGTCAGCATGCCGCCAGTAGGCAGAATCGCACTACGCATCATCGAGCGCGAGGAACCGAAGTGCATCAAGTTCGAAACAGAGCAGTCGCCCCTCGACTTCAATTTCTGGATTCAGTTGCTCCCCGTCACAGAACAGTCGTGCAAGATGCGGCTCACGCTGAAGGCCGACCTCAACCCGCTGATCAGAGGCATGGTGGGCGGAAAACTGCAGGAAGCTATCGACAAGATAGCGGAAATGCTGGCAGCAATTCCTTACGAATAA